The Thermococcus sp. CX2 genome includes a window with the following:
- a CDS encoding transglutaminase-like domain-containing protein, which produces MMRRAVFALVIALMMFVSGCITVVQQTETSSTTSHSTYPSTSPTPQTTTTTTTTTPPATWTNPEVQWNNLTVFLPSQDAQLNCSGVLWRYILKDALPCMLSGPELEVISPLAAELKGATLEESAWNVLDWEGQWVTYDREKAKEPFAKIIIYPDGRQEVVEGQNNTIQTPYETIMRGKGICTDYTVLTDALLLAMNYSPVYAMGINLTDLGHAAALVRIDGWFFVLDQRLPPMDLGSYYRYWERQGSRVINATLYEIRPGNDLASVKTLGILRGEDFLKQDYNMTENDATALAYRMVGLLSKEFNLAVDNSLSLLSDGKLPEGYKSGKAWVITYQNLADYYHPIFHEQYAEWLVGRITSDEELLGDIEKSDAVWIEVKAEGNDLAVTLYLGER; this is translated from the coding sequence ATGATGAGAAGGGCAGTCTTCGCGCTGGTAATCGCACTCATGATGTTCGTCTCAGGATGTATCACTGTAGTTCAGCAAACTGAAACTTCATCCACTACTTCCCACTCAACGTACCCTTCAACGTCCCCAACACCACAGACTACAACTACCACAACAACCACAACCCCGCCCGCAACTTGGACAAACCCGGAGGTTCAGTGGAACAACTTGACGGTTTTCCTGCCCAGCCAGGATGCCCAGTTGAACTGCAGCGGCGTTCTATGGCGCTACATACTCAAGGACGCCCTTCCTTGCATGCTGAGCGGGCCGGAGCTTGAGGTCATCTCGCCCCTCGCCGCTGAGCTGAAGGGCGCGACTCTCGAAGAGAGCGCCTGGAACGTTCTTGACTGGGAAGGGCAGTGGGTAACATACGACCGGGAGAAGGCGAAAGAGCCTTTTGCCAAGATTATCATTTACCCCGACGGAAGACAGGAAGTAGTTGAGGGGCAGAACAACACGATACAGACGCCCTACGAGACTATTATGCGAGGAAAGGGCATATGCACCGACTACACGGTTCTCACCGACGCCCTGCTCTTGGCCATGAACTACTCGCCAGTTTACGCGATGGGGATAAACCTCACCGACCTTGGCCACGCAGCGGCACTCGTCAGGATAGACGGCTGGTTCTTCGTCCTCGACCAGCGCCTGCCTCCGATGGATCTCGGCTCCTACTACCGCTACTGGGAGAGGCAGGGGAGTAGGGTCATCAACGCGACTCTCTACGAGATTCGACCGGGCAACGATTTGGCCTCCGTGAAGACCCTCGGTATTTTAAGGGGAGAGGACTTCCTCAAGCAAGACTATAATATGACGGAGAACGACGCAACAGCGCTCGCCTACAGAATGGTTGGGCTGCTTTCCAAGGAGTTCAACCTGGCGGTTGACAATTCCCTCTCGCTGCTCTCCGACGGAAAGCTTCCCGAGGGCTACAAATCGGGCAAAGCCTGGGTCATAACCTACCAGAATCTTGCGGATTACTACCACCCAATATTCCACGAACAGTATGCAGAATGGCTTGTTGGGCGGATAACTTCCGACGAGGAACTCCTCGGCGATATTGAGAAGAGCGACGCAGTATGGATCGAGGTGAAAGCCGAGGGAAACGACCTGGCCGTAACCCTCTACCTCGGAGAACGCTAA
- a CDS encoding DEAD/DEAH box helicase, whose amino-acid sequence MSFESLGLSEATLVAVRRKGFSQPTDIQREVIPRLLSGDADIIGQSQTGTGKTAAFALPIIEAIDEKEKSVQAIVLTPTRELALQVADEMKSLRGRKRVYIYAVYGGQPIGPQIRALERGTHVVVGTPGRVLDHIRRGTLDLSGVKFFILDEADRMLDMGFIDDIEAIFRQTPRNKRVLMFSATMPREILRLAQRYMGNYEVVKVSSDELVPEMVEQEYVEVVPARKFTMLKKILSDDFYGIVFCATKRETRELSEKLRRQGYSAEALNGDMSQSARERTFWRFKTKRTRILVATDVAARGLDVQDISHIVNYSLPMTAEDYVHRIGRTGRMGKRGKAVTFIMPGEYRRLRYIASVAGVEIKKSELSEEIPREYRERYEREEKQREYRKNGRRNGRYHRGYSRRY is encoded by the coding sequence ATGAGTTTTGAAAGCTTAGGCTTATCTGAGGCGACGTTAGTTGCCGTTAGAAGGAAGGGCTTCTCACAGCCCACTGACATCCAGAGGGAGGTCATTCCACGTCTTTTATCTGGCGATGCAGATATAATTGGGCAGTCCCAGACCGGAACCGGAAAGACGGCCGCTTTTGCCTTACCCATAATCGAGGCAATTGATGAGAAGGAAAAGAGCGTTCAAGCAATCGTCCTGACGCCCACGAGGGAGCTCGCCCTTCAGGTGGCGGACGAGATGAAGAGCCTCAGAGGGAGGAAGAGGGTCTATATCTATGCCGTTTACGGTGGCCAGCCGATAGGGCCCCAGATAAGGGCCCTTGAGAGAGGTACTCACGTCGTCGTTGGAACCCCGGGAAGGGTGCTCGACCACATAAGGCGCGGGACCCTCGATTTAAGCGGGGTGAAGTTCTTCATTCTCGACGAGGCCGATAGAATGCTCGACATGGGCTTCATAGACGACATAGAGGCCATTTTCAGGCAGACGCCGAGGAACAAGCGAGTGCTGATGTTCTCAGCAACGATGCCGCGTGAAATCCTCAGACTTGCCCAGCGCTACATGGGGAACTATGAAGTCGTGAAGGTAAGCAGCGACGAGCTCGTTCCTGAAATGGTCGAGCAGGAATATGTTGAGGTCGTTCCGGCGAGGAAGTTCACGATGCTGAAGAAAATCCTGAGCGACGACTTCTACGGCATAGTCTTCTGCGCGACGAAGAGGGAAACGAGGGAACTGAGCGAGAAGCTCAGAAGGCAGGGCTACAGCGCCGAAGCCCTCAACGGGGACATGAGCCAGAGCGCAAGGGAGAGAACCTTCTGGCGCTTCAAGACCAAGAGGACAAGAATTTTAGTGGCGACGGACGTCGCCGCTAGGGGGCTGGACGTTCAGGACATAAGCCACATCGTAAACTACTCCCTGCCCATGACGGCCGAAGACTACGTCCACAGGATAGGCAGAACCGGAAGGATGGGTAAGCGAGGAAAGGCCGTCACCTTCATAATGCCTGGGGAGTACAGGAGGCTCCGCTACATAGCAAGCGTCGCAGGTGTCGAAATCAAGAAGTCCGAGCTGAGCGAGGAGATACCAAGGGAATACCGTGAAAGGTACGAACGCGAGGAGAAGCAAAGGGAGTACAGGAAAAACGGGAGAAGGAACGGCAGGTATCACCGCGGCTATTCGAGGCGCTATTAG
- a CDS encoding helicase C-terminal domain-containing protein has product MSEYFPYNKLRPHQQEFINLVNEAVRKGENVIIEAPTGFGKTVSVLAGILPHAIEMGYKVIYLARTHKQMDRVIEELKAINRKTPVSGVELRSRKDLCLHTYLVNYTTDAYNAMVVCKNLKKLGKCPYYENEKKKREEFNEVVRFFLQEPSHPMEILDYAQTLELCPYDMTRRIAEKANVIVASYLYLLSPTIRENFLSSLDIEYSDLIVVFDEAHNLPDQAISALSDRLSIHTISRAIKEADEYREHEIANFLSIFARGLEILYEEKLRERDVQEVPIQPELIFAHVVDILNLDGRYLVKTLNEMVEVGDSIREDRIEKGKPPRSYVGRVGEFLLFWLSLIGREDYLFLMSREKGLSLELVALDPAKALSFIKNVQSAIFMSGTLTPLEAFHDVMGIENARLKKFPRMVKRENAQVLVARDVSTRGDERSMESYRKMVDYIVEAVKLIPKNVGVFAASYEVLQGLLSANLEVRLEETGKAIFIEKQGASSKENDLLVAKFKAHARDRGAVLLGVMGGRNSEGQDYSGDEMNGVVLVGIPYARPTPRVQAQIRYFERKFPGKGRYYGYYLPAHRKLVQAAGRVHRSTEEKGSIIVLDYRLLWNSIKKDLPDWMRETMRPVDLGRMRLYLRRFWQQPLQGKATKEGTAFR; this is encoded by the coding sequence ATGAGTGAATACTTCCCCTACAATAAGCTCAGACCTCATCAGCAGGAATTCATAAATCTCGTTAATGAAGCCGTCCGAAAGGGTGAAAACGTTATAATTGAAGCCCCAACAGGCTTTGGAAAGACGGTAAGCGTTTTAGCTGGAATTCTGCCCCACGCGATAGAAATGGGCTACAAGGTGATTTACCTAGCCAGAACTCACAAGCAGATGGACCGCGTTATAGAGGAGTTGAAGGCCATAAACAGGAAAACGCCCGTTTCTGGCGTCGAGCTGAGGAGCAGAAAGGATCTGTGCCTCCACACATACCTTGTGAACTACACCACTGACGCCTATAACGCCATGGTAGTCTGCAAGAACCTCAAGAAGCTCGGAAAGTGCCCCTATTACGAGAACGAAAAGAAGAAGCGAGAGGAGTTCAATGAGGTAGTGAGGTTCTTTCTGCAGGAGCCGAGTCACCCAATGGAGATACTCGACTACGCTCAAACGCTGGAGCTCTGCCCTTACGATATGACGAGAAGGATAGCGGAGAAAGCTAACGTCATAGTCGCGAGCTACCTCTATCTTCTCAGCCCAACGATAAGGGAAAACTTCCTCAGCTCGCTCGACATCGAGTATTCGGACTTGATAGTGGTCTTCGACGAGGCCCACAACCTTCCAGACCAGGCCATAAGCGCTCTCAGCGACAGGCTGAGTATACACACCATCAGCAGGGCCATAAAGGAGGCCGACGAGTACAGGGAGCACGAGATAGCCAACTTCCTGAGCATCTTTGCCAGGGGCCTGGAGATTCTCTACGAGGAGAAGCTCAGGGAGAGGGACGTCCAGGAGGTTCCGATTCAGCCCGAACTAATCTTTGCCCACGTCGTTGATATACTCAACCTCGACGGCCGCTACCTCGTGAAGACCCTCAACGAGATGGTCGAGGTGGGCGATTCCATAAGGGAAGACAGAATAGAGAAGGGCAAACCGCCGAGGAGCTATGTCGGAAGGGTCGGCGAGTTCCTCCTCTTCTGGCTCTCGCTCATCGGGCGGGAAGACTATCTCTTCCTCATGAGCAGGGAGAAGGGCCTCAGCCTTGAGCTGGTCGCCCTCGATCCGGCCAAGGCATTGAGCTTCATCAAGAATGTGCAGTCGGCGATATTCATGTCTGGAACATTAACGCCTCTCGAAGCCTTCCACGACGTCATGGGAATCGAGAACGCCAGGCTGAAGAAGTTCCCGCGCATGGTCAAGAGGGAAAACGCGCAGGTTTTAGTTGCAAGGGACGTCTCGACGCGCGGAGACGAGCGCTCGATGGAGTCCTACAGGAAGATGGTGGACTACATAGTCGAGGCCGTCAAGCTCATACCGAAAAACGTCGGAGTTTTTGCAGCTTCCTACGAGGTTCTGCAGGGCCTGCTCTCGGCCAACCTTGAAGTTCGCTTGGAGGAGACCGGAAAGGCCATCTTCATCGAGAAGCAGGGCGCAAGCTCGAAGGAGAACGACCTCCTCGTTGCCAAGTTCAAGGCCCACGCGAGAGATAGGGGGGCGGTTCTCCTTGGAGTGATGGGAGGTAGGAACAGCGAGGGGCAGGACTACAGCGGTGACGAGATGAACGGAGTCGTTTTAGTTGGCATCCCCTACGCGAGGCCCACGCCAAGGGTTCAGGCACAGATAAGGTATTTCGAGAGGAAGTTCCCTGGCAAAGGCAGATACTACGGTTATTATTTGCCCGCCCACAGGAAGCTCGTCCAGGCCGCGGGGAGGGTGCACCGCTCGACCGAGGAGAAAGGGTCGATAATAGTCCTTGACTACCGCCTGCTGTGGAACAGCATAAAGAAGGACCTGCCGGACTGGATGCGGGAGACGATGAGGCCCGTTGACCTGGGAAGAATGAGACTGTATCTGAGGCGGTTCTGGCAGCAACCTTTGCAAGGCAAAGCGACCAAAGAAGGGACTGCTTTTAGATGA
- a CDS encoding ABC transporter ATP-binding protein, producing the protein MITAEKLTKRFRSITALNGVTVKIPKGTNLIVGPNGGGKSTFLKIAAGVYRPTSGDIKVFGKNPWSDGAVRKRIGVAFDPPRFPTFVTGREWLSIFARARGKDDVEEVAEILGIDYLDRRIVSYSSGMLKRLSLAQALVGNPDLVMLDEPLANLDFSGIRDIIGTIKELREEKSFLIISHMWEPLLPVVDRVYVIADGRLVAQGDAGEIEETLRRLYYGLKG; encoded by the coding sequence GTGATAACCGCCGAAAAACTGACGAAGAGATTCAGGAGCATCACGGCCCTCAACGGCGTCACGGTCAAGATCCCCAAAGGAACCAACCTTATCGTAGGTCCAAACGGAGGTGGAAAGAGCACATTCTTGAAGATAGCAGCAGGAGTCTATCGGCCTACTTCAGGAGACATCAAAGTTTTCGGAAAGAACCCTTGGTCAGATGGCGCCGTGAGAAAACGTATTGGCGTCGCTTTTGACCCACCAAGGTTTCCCACATTCGTCACGGGACGAGAATGGCTCTCTATCTTCGCACGGGCGCGTGGAAAAGACGACGTGGAAGAGGTTGCAGAAATACTCGGGATAGACTACCTTGACAGGAGGATAGTTTCGTACTCCTCCGGAATGCTCAAGAGGCTCAGCTTGGCTCAGGCATTAGTGGGAAATCCAGATCTGGTGATGCTCGACGAACCACTGGCAAACTTAGACTTCAGTGGAATAAGGGACATCATTGGAACTATCAAGGAACTGAGGGAAGAAAAAAGCTTTCTGATAATCAGCCACATGTGGGAGCCTCTGCTCCCAGTGGTGGATAGGGTCTATGTGATAGCCGACGGCAGGCTTGTGGCCCAGGGGGATGCAGGAGAGATAGAGGAGACCCTTCGGCGGCTCTACTATGGACTCAAAGGATAG
- a CDS encoding ABC transporter permease, producing MGNLREAFTWELSEHMRLFVLTISIPTLVLIFASQLFEARSWFRASGFGQETIRILTGSAIISTLGSSEMWVILVSIISVLSILVFRQERDMGYALSLYTLPLSKREFFFVKTATVYLLSLLVTYISIFLVILITQADNWTALPIILGSGNFASAMILVLYFVLYSVAVSIVVSLAFRNAFLDFLVSFFLLAVPNFIGLSVPPFRFVNRMTMLALIGPSTLDIVRMEFFAGVVVPGILLLAGIVMMDRRDVL from the coding sequence GTGGGAAATCTGCGTGAAGCTTTCACTTGGGAGTTAAGCGAGCACATGCGCCTGTTTGTTTTGACAATCAGCATTCCAACCCTCGTTCTCATCTTTGCCTCTCAACTCTTCGAGGCACGCAGCTGGTTCCGGGCGTCAGGATTTGGCCAGGAAACAATACGGATCCTTACTGGATCAGCCATCATCTCCACTTTGGGCTCCTCCGAAATGTGGGTGATTCTGGTGTCTATAATATCCGTGTTGTCCATTTTAGTTTTCAGGCAGGAGAGGGACATGGGATATGCGCTTTCTCTCTACACACTTCCACTGTCAAAGAGGGAGTTTTTCTTCGTGAAGACTGCTACCGTTTATCTGCTCTCTTTGCTGGTTACTTACATTTCAATCTTTCTTGTCATCCTGATAACCCAGGCCGATAACTGGACTGCCCTTCCCATAATATTGGGCAGTGGGAATTTCGCTTCGGCTATGATTCTTGTCCTTTACTTCGTTCTCTACTCCGTGGCTGTTTCCATAGTGGTGTCCCTTGCCTTCAGAAACGCCTTCCTAGACTTCCTTGTTTCCTTTTTCCTCCTTGCCGTTCCCAATTTCATTGGTCTGAGCGTTCCCCCATTTAGGTTTGTTAACAGAATGACAATGTTGGCGCTGATTGGCCCCAGTACGCTAGACATTGTCAGAATGGAGTTCTTTGCAGGAGTAGTTGTGCCGGGGATCCTTCTCCTCGCCGGCATAGTCATGATGGACAGGAGGGATGTGCTGTGA
- a CDS encoding M42 family metallopeptidase, whose translation MVDYELLKKIVEAPGVSGYEFLGVRDVVVEAFKPYVDEIKVDKLGNVIAHKKGNGPKVMLAAHMDQIGLMVTHIEKNGFLRVAPVGGIDPRTLIAQRFKVWIGKDEFIYGVGGSVPPHIQKPEERSKAPTWDQVFIDIGAESKEEAEELGVKIGTIITWDGRLEKLGKHRLVSIAFDDRIAVYTLVKAAQELGETDADIYFVATVQEEVGLRGAKVSAFGIDPDYGFAIDVTIAADVPGTPEHKQVTQLGKGTAIKIMDRSVICHPTIVRWMEELAKKYEIPYQWDILLGGGTDAGAIHLNKAGVPTGAISVPARYIHSNAEVVDGRDVDAGVKLMVKVLEEIPGLKL comes from the coding sequence ATGGTTGACTACGAACTCCTGAAGAAGATAGTCGAAGCCCCAGGCGTTTCTGGGTACGAGTTCTTAGGCGTAAGGGACGTCGTTGTGGAGGCCTTCAAGCCGTACGTTGACGAGATAAAGGTTGACAAGCTCGGCAACGTCATAGCCCATAAAAAGGGCAACGGGCCAAAGGTCATGCTGGCTGCACATATGGATCAGATAGGCCTTATGGTTACCCACATAGAGAAGAACGGCTTCCTTAGGGTTGCTCCAGTTGGAGGCATTGACCCAAGGACTCTCATAGCCCAGCGCTTCAAGGTCTGGATTGGCAAGGACGAGTTCATCTACGGTGTCGGTGGAAGCGTTCCGCCGCACATACAGAAGCCCGAGGAGAGGAGCAAAGCTCCGACCTGGGACCAGGTTTTCATCGACATTGGAGCAGAGAGCAAGGAAGAGGCAGAGGAGTTGGGCGTCAAGATCGGCACCATAATAACCTGGGACGGAAGGCTTGAGAAGTTAGGAAAGCACCGCCTGGTCAGCATCGCCTTCGACGACAGGATAGCAGTCTACACCCTCGTCAAGGCCGCCCAGGAGCTCGGCGAGACCGATGCGGACATATACTTCGTGGCCACCGTCCAGGAGGAGGTCGGCCTCCGCGGTGCGAAGGTTTCAGCCTTTGGCATTGACCCTGACTACGGCTTCGCCATTGACGTTACAATAGCTGCTGACGTTCCCGGCACTCCTGAACACAAGCAGGTCACCCAGCTCGGAAAGGGAACCGCAATAAAGATAATGGACCGCTCCGTCATCTGCCACCCGACCATCGTCAGGTGGATGGAGGAGCTCGCCAAGAAGTACGAGATACCCTACCAGTGGGACATCCTCCTCGGTGGAGGAACCGATGCTGGCGCAATACACCTCAACAAGGCCGGCGTTCCAACGGGAGCGATAAGCGTTCCAGCGAGATACATCCACTCCAACGCGGAAGTTGTGGACGGACGCGACGTCGATGCGGGAGTTAAGCTGATGGTCAAGGTTCTCGAGGAGATTCCGGGACTTAAGCTCTAA
- the sfsA gene encoding DNA/RNA nuclease SfsA — translation MELLRLNVVPCMFLKRLNRFVALVEVDGEERRALVTNTGRLDEFMVEGRKAFCVPKSGGKTDFVLVAFEDLGGKGAIIDTRTQAKAFEKALELGLVPWLKDCRIKRKEVTVGKSRLDYLFECPGGEVYAEMKSAVLRGGESGEYAMYPDCPTLRGQKHIRELIELQKAGKRAMIFFIGAMPGVEKFRPYKEGDPEIAHLLSEAKKTGVEIHALSISLLPDGRVVLERPSLEIELREDF, via the coding sequence ATGGAGTTGCTCAGGCTCAACGTTGTACCATGCATGTTCCTCAAAAGGCTCAACCGCTTCGTTGCCCTTGTAGAGGTTGACGGAGAGGAAAGAAGGGCATTGGTCACCAACACGGGCAGATTGGATGAGTTCATGGTTGAGGGCAGAAAGGCCTTCTGCGTTCCCAAGAGCGGGGGGAAGACGGATTTTGTACTGGTGGCCTTTGAAGACCTAGGCGGAAAGGGAGCCATCATAGACACGAGAACTCAAGCTAAAGCCTTTGAGAAAGCCTTGGAGCTTGGCCTGGTTCCCTGGCTTAAGGACTGCAGGATAAAGAGGAAGGAGGTAACCGTTGGGAAGTCCCGCCTGGATTACCTCTTTGAGTGTCCGGGTGGAGAGGTTTACGCTGAGATGAAGAGCGCGGTTCTGAGGGGCGGTGAAAGCGGGGAATACGCGATGTACCCCGATTGCCCGACGCTCCGCGGCCAGAAGCACATAAGGGAGCTGATAGAGCTGCAGAAGGCTGGAAAGAGGGCGATGATATTCTTCATTGGGGCTATGCCGGGGGTTGAAAAGTTCAGACCTTACAAAGAAGGCGACCCTGAGATAGCACACCTTCTGAGTGAGGCCAAGAAAACAGGCGTTGAAATCCACGCGCTGAGCATTTCACTCCTTCCGGATGGCAGGGTGGTTCTTGAAAGGCCGAGCCTTGAGATTGAGCTGAGGGAGGATTTTTAA
- a CDS encoding toprim domain-containing protein: MAIVDVRILVEGASDVEVVSKALQGLALGSEYNITISSIIPTTNVEIAKSAAAGADLLIIATDADRVGRDLAERLFSELSEMVGHVERMKLPLGHDLEHVDVELVRKELKNTLVRAGLKSLQILPEYMALRNQLLDLKGRYDGLAEEYKRLHEEYEKLTKAYEEIKAENDRLREENEGLKALLENAKNIFRIDEAWKSLFPAEPVPDEAYIGKAVEKLGLAGRVVVGQGYIFAEDKALVEELLKTVYLSLAIREEPPKPPESPKEEPLPPKPSEEPEVAADPEVKPDDIEGLLKGL; encoded by the coding sequence ATGGCCATAGTCGATGTTAGAATTTTAGTTGAAGGTGCGAGTGACGTTGAAGTGGTAAGTAAGGCTCTCCAGGGCCTGGCTTTGGGAAGTGAGTACAACATAACAATTTCCTCCATAATCCCGACGACCAACGTCGAGATAGCCAAGAGCGCAGCTGCTGGAGCTGATTTGCTAATCATAGCGACGGACGCGGACAGGGTTGGAAGGGATTTGGCTGAAAGGCTCTTCAGCGAACTGAGCGAGATGGTCGGCCACGTCGAGAGGATGAAGCTCCCCCTCGGCCACGACCTCGAGCATGTAGATGTGGAGCTCGTCAGAAAGGAGCTCAAGAACACCCTGGTTAGGGCCGGTCTCAAGAGCCTCCAGATTCTCCCGGAGTACATGGCACTGAGGAACCAGCTTCTCGACCTCAAGGGCCGTTACGATGGCCTGGCCGAGGAGTACAAGAGGCTCCACGAGGAGTACGAGAAGCTCACCAAGGCTTATGAGGAGATTAAAGCCGAAAACGACAGGCTTAGGGAAGAGAATGAGGGGCTGAAGGCCCTTCTTGAGAACGCCAAGAACATCTTCCGCATTGACGAAGCCTGGAAGTCCCTCTTCCCGGCTGAGCCGGTTCCAGATGAGGCCTATATAGGGAAGGCCGTCGAAAAGCTCGGACTGGCTGGCAGGGTTGTCGTTGGTCAGGGCTACATCTTCGCCGAGGACAAGGCTCTTGTTGAGGAGCTCCTCAAGACCGTTTACCTCAGCCTCGCCATACGGGAAGAACCACCGAAACCGCCCGAGTCCCCTAAAGAGGAGCCACTACCACCGAAGCCATCTGAAGAGCCTGAGGTCGCCGCTGACCCGGAGGTTAAGCCCGACGACATCGAGGGGCTCCTGAAGGGGCTGTGA
- the xerA gene encoding site-specific tyrosine recombinase/integron integrase: MEELNGLIEEYETYLDLEGKSPNTIRMYSYYVRRYLEWGGELSARSALRFLARLRKEGYSNRSLNLVVQALRSYFRFEGYDEEAEKLKPPKVPKSLPKSLTREEVRRLLSVIPPTRKRDRLIFLLLYGAGLRVSELCNLKKSDVDFERSLLVVRGGKGAKDRIVPISRSLLEEIRAYLKGRNDDSEYLLVEERRERKDKLSPKTIWYLLRKYGERAGVRATPHMLRHSFATHMLENGVDIRAIQELLGHSNLSTTQIYTKVTVEHLRKAQEKARLIDSILEE, encoded by the coding sequence ATGGAAGAGCTAAACGGCCTCATCGAGGAGTACGAGACCTACCTTGATTTGGAGGGCAAGAGCCCGAACACGATTAGGATGTACTCCTACTACGTTAGGCGTTACCTTGAATGGGGTGGGGAACTTAGCGCCCGCTCCGCCCTTCGTTTTCTTGCCCGGCTGAGAAAGGAGGGTTACTCCAACAGGAGCCTTAACCTTGTTGTTCAAGCGCTCCGCTCCTATTTCCGTTTTGAGGGCTACGATGAGGAGGCCGAGAAGCTCAAACCTCCCAAAGTGCCTAAGAGCCTGCCCAAGAGCCTCACAAGGGAGGAAGTTAGAAGGCTCCTTTCGGTGATTCCTCCGACGAGGAAGAGAGACAGACTTATATTTCTTCTTCTCTACGGCGCTGGTCTGCGCGTTAGCGAGCTGTGCAATCTGAAAAAATCCGATGTGGATTTTGAGCGCTCGCTCCTTGTCGTTCGCGGTGGAAAGGGTGCGAAGGATAGAATAGTCCCGATTTCCCGCTCCTTGCTGGAGGAGATAAGGGCTTACCTCAAGGGCAGGAACGACGACAGCGAGTACCTCCTCGTGGAGGAGAGGCGCGAGAGGAAAGACAAGCTTTCGCCAAAGACGATCTGGTATCTCCTCAGGAAGTACGGTGAGAGGGCGGGCGTTAGGGCTACTCCTCACATGCTCCGCCACAGCTTCGCCACCCACATGCTCGAGAACGGTGTGGACATAAGGGCGATTCAAGAGCTACTCGGTCACTCGAACCTCTCGACGACCCAGATTTACACGAAAGTCACCGTGGAGCACCTCAGAAAGGCTCAGGAGAAGGCGAGACTGATAGACTCGATTCTGGAAGAATAA
- the pfkC gene encoding ADP-specific phosphofructokinase, whose translation MELLNAARELSIYTAYNTNVDAIVFLRGETVQRLIDEFGAEAVRRRMEEYPREINEPLDFVARLVHALKTGKPMAVPLVNEELHSWFDSHFKYDVERMGGQAGIIANLLANLDFRRVIVYTPHLAKKQAMMFVDRPNLFYPVVEDGRLAFKHPREAYREGDPIKVNRIFEFRAGTTFKLGNETVEVPFSGRFIVSARFERIKVHTEPELRPFLPEIGMEVDGAILSGYQGIKLRYSDGKDANYYLKKAKEDIMLLKREKNVKVHLEFASIQNRELRKKVIYNLFPLVDSVGMDESEIAHILNALGYSKLSDRIFTYNRIEDTVLGGKILIDEMNLEILQIHTIYYIMYITHTDNPLSEEELRKSLELATALAAARASLGEIKSPEDYRVGLKVPYNERGEYVKLRFEEAKRRLRTKEYRVVIIPTRLAQNPVSTVGLGDTISAGAFTSYLALLKKKGEL comes from the coding sequence ATGGAGCTCCTCAACGCGGCAAGGGAACTTTCGATATACACCGCTTACAACACGAACGTCGATGCCATAGTTTTCCTCAGGGGAGAGACCGTCCAGAGGCTCATAGACGAGTTCGGGGCGGAGGCGGTTAGAAGAAGGATGGAGGAGTATCCGAGAGAGATAAACGAGCCCCTAGACTTCGTTGCGAGGCTCGTCCATGCCCTCAAGACAGGCAAGCCGATGGCCGTTCCGCTCGTGAACGAGGAGCTTCACTCATGGTTCGATTCTCACTTCAAATACGACGTTGAGAGAATGGGCGGTCAGGCTGGGATAATAGCCAACCTCCTGGCCAACCTCGACTTCAGGCGCGTTATAGTATACACGCCCCATCTGGCTAAAAAGCAGGCCATGATGTTCGTTGATAGGCCCAACCTATTCTATCCCGTTGTCGAGGACGGGAGGCTGGCCTTCAAGCACCCGCGCGAGGCCTACCGCGAGGGCGACCCGATAAAGGTTAACCGCATCTTCGAGTTCCGCGCGGGAACTACCTTCAAGCTGGGAAACGAGACGGTAGAGGTTCCATTCTCAGGCAGATTCATAGTCTCGGCCCGCTTTGAGCGCATCAAAGTACACACCGAGCCGGAGCTCAGACCGTTCCTCCCGGAGATAGGCATGGAAGTGGATGGTGCCATTCTCTCGGGCTATCAGGGAATAAAGCTCCGCTATTCTGACGGCAAGGACGCCAACTATTATCTCAAAAAGGCCAAGGAGGACATAATGCTCCTCAAGAGAGAGAAAAACGTCAAGGTTCATCTCGAGTTCGCCTCGATCCAAAACAGGGAGCTCAGAAAGAAGGTCATCTACAACTTATTCCCGCTCGTCGACAGCGTAGGCATGGACGAGTCGGAGATAGCTCACATCCTGAACGCTCTGGGATACTCAAAGCTCTCGGACAGGATATTCACCTACAACCGCATCGAAGATACCGTGCTCGGAGGGAAGATACTCATCGACGAGATGAACCTCGAGATCCTTCAGATTCATACGATTTATTACATCATGTACATCACCCACACGGACAACCCATTAAGTGAAGAAGAGCTGAGGAAAAGCCTTGAGCTGGCCACAGCCCTTGCTGCAGCGAGGGCTTCACTCGGCGAGATTAAATCGCCCGAGGACTACAGGGTAGGCCTCAAAGTCCCATACAACGAGCGCGGTGAATACGTCAAGCTCCGTTTTGAGGAGGCAAAAAGAAGACTGAGGACAAAAGAGTACAGAGTGGTCATAATCCCGACGAGGCTCGCGCAGAACCCCGTCTCGACGGTTGGGTTGGGCGACACGATTTCCGCCGGGGCCTTCACGAGCTACTTGGCACTGCTAAAGAAGAAAGGGGAACTCTGA